In Kaistella faecalis, a genomic segment contains:
- the mutY gene encoding A/G-specific adenine glycosylase: MKSKKQNADFLHVGELLLAWYKIHGRDLPFRNTNDPYKIWICEIIFQQTRIEQGLNHYNRFVERFPDVQTLANAENDEVLLYWKGLGYYSRALNLHKAALQIVHEFNGKFPEDYDDILSLKGVGKYTAAAVSSICFGAKIPAVDGNFYRVLSRVFADDFDISNSKAFSYFSELALRMMPENEAGHFNEAMMDLGSEICKPKTPQCDNCPLNKDCIAFNLGKIHQFPVKSKKVKPTDLELTYYYVEYNGRFLIKRRGDDFIWKRLYEFPVEIPEEFKKEIVHHKTVSHKLTHKNLTVQIYKVILNSEEIFINFALENGFTAIDLEESHQKSFPKPLENYLKWIESEI, translated from the coding sequence TTGAAAAGTAAAAAACAAAATGCTGATTTTCTTCACGTTGGTGAATTGCTGTTGGCATGGTACAAAATACACGGCAGGGACTTACCGTTCCGAAATACGAATGATCCCTATAAGATCTGGATCTGCGAAATCATTTTTCAGCAAACAAGAATAGAGCAGGGTTTAAATCACTATAACAGATTTGTAGAGCGGTTTCCGGATGTGCAAACCCTTGCCAATGCTGAAAACGACGAGGTTTTACTGTATTGGAAGGGACTTGGCTATTATTCCCGCGCACTTAACCTTCATAAAGCGGCCCTTCAGATTGTACATGAATTTAATGGAAAGTTTCCCGAGGATTATGATGACATCCTAAGTTTGAAAGGGGTTGGCAAATATACTGCAGCAGCAGTTTCGAGTATCTGTTTCGGAGCGAAGATTCCAGCCGTTGACGGGAATTTCTACCGCGTACTTTCGCGGGTTTTTGCTGATGATTTCGATATTTCAAACTCGAAAGCCTTTTCGTATTTCTCTGAACTGGCTTTAAGAATGATGCCTGAAAACGAAGCCGGGCATTTCAACGAAGCCATGATGGATCTCGGATCAGAAATCTGCAAGCCCAAAACCCCACAATGCGATAACTGTCCTTTAAATAAGGATTGCATAGCTTTCAATTTAGGAAAGATTCACCAATTTCCTGTAAAATCTAAAAAAGTAAAACCTACAGATCTCGAACTGACGTATTATTATGTGGAGTATAACGGCCGCTTTCTCATTAAACGAAGAGGCGATGATTTTATCTGGAAAAGACTTTATGAATTTCCTGTGGAAATTCCCGAAGAATTCAAAAAAGAAATTGTGCATCACAAAACCGTTTCGCACAAACTCACGCATAAAAATCTAACGGTGCAGATTTATAAAGTGATTCTGAATTCGGAAGAAATATTTATAAATTTCGCTTTGGAAAATGGTTTTACCGCTATAGATTTGGAAGAATCTCACCAGAAATCTTTCCCGAAACCGCTGGAAAATTATTTAAAATGGATTGAAAGTGAAATTTAA
- a CDS encoding PfkB family carbohydrate kinase gives MKLLVVGSVAFDAIETPFGKTDKILGGAATYIGIASSILNVESGIVSVIGGDFPQSDLEMLTSRGVNVEGIEIIKEGKTFFWSGKYHNDLNSRDTLVTEVNVLENFDPKIPESMQDSEILLLGNLHPGVQLSVLEKMHNRPKLVILDTMNFWMDSAWDTLMLMIAKTDVITINDEEARQLSGEYSLVKAAKKIHEMGPEFVIIKKGEHGALLFHNGKIFAIPALPLEEVFDPTGAGDTFAGGFAAYLAKKEDFSFETMKSALIVGSAMASFTVEKFGTERLQEVTESEMIARIKSFKDLTTFEVEV, from the coding sequence ATGAAACTATTAGTCGTTGGTTCTGTCGCTTTTGACGCTATTGAAACTCCGTTCGGAAAAACAGATAAAATTTTGGGCGGTGCGGCAACCTATATTGGGATTGCTTCTTCGATTCTTAATGTTGAATCGGGAATCGTTTCGGTAATTGGTGGTGATTTTCCGCAGTCCGATCTTGAAATGCTTACCTCCAGAGGTGTAAATGTTGAAGGAATTGAAATTATTAAAGAAGGCAAAACTTTTTTCTGGAGCGGCAAATATCACAACGACTTAAATTCCAGAGATACTTTGGTAACCGAAGTAAATGTTTTGGAAAATTTCGACCCGAAAATTCCTGAATCAATGCAGGATTCCGAAATCTTATTATTAGGGAACCTGCATCCGGGTGTTCAGCTTTCTGTATTGGAAAAAATGCATAACCGCCCGAAACTGGTGATTTTAGATACGATGAATTTCTGGATGGATTCTGCTTGGGATACTTTAATGCTGATGATTGCAAAAACAGATGTAATCACCATTAACGATGAAGAGGCGAGACAGCTTTCCGGAGAATATTCTTTGGTAAAAGCTGCCAAAAAAATCCATGAAATGGGACCTGAGTTCGTTATCATCAAGAAAGGCGAACACGGCGCGTTGCTTTTCCACAACGGGAAAATATTTGCCATTCCTGCGCTTCCGCTTGAAGAAGTTTTCGATCCAACCGGAGCCGGCGATACTTTTGCAGGTGGTTTTGCTGCGTATCTTGCTAAAAAGGAAGATTTCAGTTTCGAAACGATGAAGTCAGCATTGATTGTAGGTTCTGCAATGGCGTCATTCACCGTAGAAAAATTCGGAACCGAAAGATTACAGGAAGTTACCGAGAGCGAAATGATCGCAAGAATCAAGAGTTTCAAAGATTTAACCACTTTCGAGGTTGAAGTTTAA
- the gldD gene encoding gliding motility lipoprotein GldD has protein sequence MFKKLIFTFLGFVLFSCAEEAQPKPSGELRLEYPLAKYQQYSSPCGFSFEYSDFAKIVNAKNNCWYYIEYPEMKAKVFLTYFPVKNDFNLHVKESEKMVYEHTIKASSIDTQSFTYPERNVFGNFYELSGPTASNLQFFVTDSTRHYVTANLYFNSRPKPDSLAPAVAYIKKDLQHLIDTFEWK, from the coding sequence ATGTTTAAAAAACTCATTTTCACATTTTTAGGATTTGTTTTGTTTTCGTGTGCCGAAGAGGCGCAGCCGAAACCTTCCGGTGAACTTCGGTTAGAATATCCGCTGGCAAAATATCAGCAATACAGTTCGCCCTGCGGTTTCAGCTTCGAATACTCAGATTTTGCTAAAATTGTAAATGCAAAAAACAACTGCTGGTATTATATTGAATACCCGGAAATGAAAGCAAAAGTCTTTCTTACGTATTTCCCGGTTAAAAATGATTTTAACCTCCATGTGAAAGAGTCGGAGAAAATGGTTTATGAACATACCATTAAAGCAAGCAGTATCGATACCCAATCATTTACTTATCCCGAACGGAATGTTTTCGGGAATTTCTATGAACTAAGCGGGCCCACTGCCTCTAATCTGCAGTTTTTTGTTACAGATTCCACCAGACATTACGTCACTGCAAACCTCTATTTCAACTCCAGACCGAAGCCCGATTCTCTGGCGCCGGCTGTTGCTTATATCAAGAAAGATTTACAGCATTTAATCGATACATTTGAATGGAAATAA